From a single Pseudorasbora parva isolate DD20220531a chromosome 15, ASM2467924v1, whole genome shotgun sequence genomic region:
- the cnr1 gene encoding cannabinoid receptor 1 — MLFPASKSDVKSVLDGVAETTFRTITSGLQYIGSNDIGYDDHIIDGDFGKSGYPLPKPFAAYRRSSFADKVGPDEELIVKGIPFYPTNSSDVFGNWSLGEDGSSLQCGENFMDMECFMILTPSQQLAIAVLSLTLGTFTVLENLVVLCVILQSRTLRCRPSYHFIGSLAIADLLGSVIFVYSFLDFHVFHRKDSPNIFLFKLGGVTASYTASVGSLFLTAIDRYISIHRPLAYRRIVTRTKAVIAFCMMWAISIIIAALPLLGWNCKRLNSVCSDIFPLIDENYLMFWIGVTSVLVLFIIYAYMYILWKAHHHAVRMLRRTSQKSLVVHSSDGTKVQTARPDQVRMDIRLAKTLVLILMVLVICWGPLLAIMVYDLFWRMDDNIKTVFAFCSMLCLLNSTINPIIYALRSKDLRRAFLTTCQCCRSTSSTLQLDNSLESDCQRHHHIAANRAAESCVKTTVKIAKLTMSVSAETSAEAV, encoded by the coding sequence ATGCTGTTCCCTGCTTCAAAGTCCGATGTTAAATCGGTTCTGGATGGAGTGGCAGAAACCACGTTCAGAACCATCACTTCCGGACTTCAGTACATCGGGTCCAACGACATCGGCTACGACGACCACATTATCGATGGCGACTTCGGCAAAAGCGGATACCCACTGCCTAAGCCGTTTGCAGCCTACCGCAGAAGCTCTTTCGCGGATAAAGTGGGACCGGATGAGGAGCTCATCGTGAAAGGTATCCCATTTTATCCCACTAACAGCTCTGATGTGTTTGGGAACTGGAGCCTCGGAGAAGATGGGAGTAGCCTGCAGTGCGGGGAAAACTTTATGGACATGGAGTGCTTCATGATACTGACACCGAGCCAACAGCTCGCCATAGCGGTGCTGTCTCTCACGCTGGGGACTTTTACGGTGTTGGAGAACCTCGTGGTCTTGTGTGTGATTTTGCAATCACGCACCCTACGCTGCAGGCCCTCGTACCATTTCATTGGCAGCCTGGCCATCGCAGACCTGCTCGGCAGCGTTATATTCGTCTACAGCTTCTTGGACTTTCACGTCTTTCACCGCAAAGACAGCCCGAACATTTTCCTTTTCAAATTGGGCGGCGTGACGGCCTCATACACGGCTTCTGTAGGGAGCCTGTTCCTCACTGCCATCGATCGATACATTTCTATCCACCGCCCGTTGGCGTACCGGCGTATCGTGACGCGCACCAAAGCGGTAATCGCCTTTTGCATGATGTGGGCGATCTCCATTATCATCGCTGCGCTCCCGCTGCTAGGCTGGAACTGCAAGCGGCTCAATTCAGTTTGCTCTGACATCTTTCCGCTAATCGACGAGAACTACCTGATGTTCTGGATTGGTGTGACCAGCGTTCTGGTCTTGTTTATCATCTACGCCTACATGTACATCCTATGGAAGGCCCACCATCACGCGGTTAGGATGCTGAGACGCACGTCACAGAAAAGCCTGGTCGTCCACTCGTCCGACGGTACGAAGGTCCAGACCGCCAGGCCGGATCAGGTTCGCATGGACATCCGCTTGGCCAAAACGCTGGTTCTGATCCTGATGGTGTTGGTGATCTGCTGGGGGCCTCTTCTGGCCATCATGGTGTATGATCTGTTCTGGCGGATGGATGACAACATTAAGACAGTGTTTGCGTTCTGTAGTATGCTGTGCCTGCTCAACTCCACCATTAACCCAATAATCTACGCCCTCAGGAGTAAAGACCTGCGGAGGGCTTTCCTCACCACCTGCCAGTGCTGCAGAAGTACCAGCTCGACGCTACAACTAGACAACAGCCTGGAGTCGGACTGTCAGAGGCATCACCACATCGCCGCCAACCGTGCTGCCGAAAGCTGTGTGAAGACCACTGTGAAAATAGCCAAATTGACAATGTCCGTCTCTGCGGAGACGTCGGCTGAAGCGGTTTGA